A region from the Stygiolobus caldivivus genome encodes:
- a CDS encoding ABC transporter permease subunit: MRANIYDLKRSLMRVSTLFVIILFSIISAAFAVQFFTHNPFGQTLYGGYPYQGVNLIGIATSHYYPSNSTFLITVYGYAFNNQGQPISGTVEVKVLGPNNAQYVKSISVDGVFNASFCFKVPPAPSSPAPPGTPIYFGNQISGTGFQPSPPIIPYPSYILVLSSGGVNRMQQFFNTNSTSPVIATSEVCYTSASISGDKSLAFVQMGKAIALSNANGVVKVVFYNQKKVLGEQTFSVVAYKVKELDINAPYNTTAVKVFFGNSSKVSGYYQYTELGNNLMSYFYSLVFLLLEILLPLFVIYLGYSYFAEPRGRGSLEFILSRPVTKTDIYVNRYIANVVTVGVASFVLVAVFYLVVYFYSQYMVPLYVIVLNWLGLFLLLTTYLSIVYFTGGLFKSSNYTILIGGLSFLIDSFLFQIMGFMPKYYFIKYYVQFASVNEAIKHYIMLQGDSFSVPLSLLASLSWVFIPFLLGLLAFKKRDI; encoded by the coding sequence ATGCGTGCAAACATCTATGACTTGAAAAGGAGCCTGATGAGGGTCAGTACCCTCTTCGTCATTATTTTATTCTCCATAATCTCCGCTGCATTTGCAGTGCAGTTCTTTACGCATAACCCCTTTGGGCAGACGCTCTACGGAGGCTACCCTTATCAGGGTGTAAACCTCATAGGTATCGCGACTTCACACTATTACCCCTCTAACTCCACGTTTTTGATTACGGTTTACGGTTACGCGTTTAACAACCAAGGGCAGCCTATAAGCGGTACCGTGGAGGTGAAAGTTTTAGGGCCCAATAACGCCCAGTATGTCAAGTCAATAAGTGTAGACGGGGTATTTAACGCCAGCTTTTGTTTCAAGGTACCACCAGCCCCTTCCAGCCCAGCCCCACCTGGGACACCCATTTACTTTGGCAACCAAATCTCTGGTACCGGCTTCCAGCCCTCTCCTCCCATCATACCGTACCCCTCTTATATCCTGGTCCTCAGTAGCGGGGGAGTAAATCGCATGCAACAGTTCTTTAACACTAACTCTACCTCCCCGGTAATAGCGACGAGTGAGGTCTGTTACACTAGCGCGTCTATTTCAGGGGACAAGTCACTGGCGTTTGTACAAATGGGTAAGGCGATAGCCCTTAGCAACGCTAACGGCGTAGTGAAGGTAGTGTTCTATAACCAGAAAAAGGTACTGGGGGAGCAGACCTTCAGTGTGGTGGCTTATAAGGTAAAGGAGCTAGACATTAACGCGCCTTATAACACCACCGCTGTTAAGGTCTTCTTCGGTAACTCTTCGAAGGTAAGTGGGTATTACCAGTACACCGAGTTAGGGAATAACTTAATGAGTTATTTCTATTCCCTCGTATTCCTACTGTTAGAGATCTTGCTACCGCTCTTTGTGATCTATCTGGGCTACTCTTATTTCGCCGAGCCCAGGGGGAGGGGGTCTTTGGAGTTCATCCTTTCGAGGCCCGTTACTAAGACGGACATTTACGTGAACCGGTACATCGCCAACGTGGTCACTGTAGGGGTCGCCTCGTTCGTCCTAGTCGCGGTGTTCTACTTGGTCGTGTACTTTTACTCCCAATATATGGTGCCCCTTTACGTAATCGTGTTGAACTGGCTGGGGCTGTTCCTCCTATTAACTACGTACTTGTCTATCGTGTACTTTACGGGAGGGCTCTTTAAGTCGAGTAATTACACGATCCTGATAGGAGGTCTGTCGTTCCTAATCGACTCGTTTTTATTCCAGATAATGGGCTTTATGCCTAAATACTATTTCATTAAATATTACGTCCAGTTCGCTTCGGTCAACGAGGCCATAAAGCACTACATCATGTTGCAAGGGGACAGCTTCAGCGTACCCCTCTCGTTATTGGCGTCGCTGTCATGGGTCTTTATACCCTTCCTACTGGGCCTATTGGCGTTCAAGAAGAGGGACATATGA